One Fuerstiella marisgermanici DNA window includes the following coding sequences:
- a CDS encoding DUF1552 domain-containing protein — MNVSRRSFLRINGGACVLPFLPSLAWADGTSAKVGKPSKKMVIVYLPNGIVRRCFFPGEENADVPDFIGNFEADKIKNQRRFKHKPGFYPIELTETMQPLADHVNDLSLITGLDRTYKDGQDVHAQGASCYLTSLSPEQATEQGIAHPNGRTLDQVIGDAVGRSTVFRTLEISCNGFTAPKEPIEFDNISWYGPGQIAPSIREPQKLYDRLFLRESYRQHVGDVTDLVLADAKTLHRKLANEDRHTLNEFMEMVRGIELRIKKMERMLSTVDVKVPKNEVLPRGEYIRLQMDLMLLAFQMGITNICTFMLGPERWDATLMYEGVFDQPVQHHNMTHNQKGDGYKDLQKIDVFHMQQYAYLIQRMKEMKETDGSSMLDNSLVAFGAGLGDGATHQYYDLPMMVAGKAQGQIKQGRFIKLPSGTLNSNLWLTFAQLMGVEMDSYADSTGVISDLWT; from the coding sequence ATGAATGTCTCTCGTCGCAGCTTCTTGCGAATTAATGGTGGCGCGTGTGTGCTGCCTTTCCTGCCGTCGCTTGCGTGGGCGGATGGAACGTCGGCTAAGGTCGGCAAGCCCAGCAAGAAAATGGTGATTGTTTACCTGCCCAACGGAATTGTGCGACGGTGTTTCTTTCCGGGCGAAGAAAACGCTGACGTTCCGGATTTTATCGGCAATTTCGAAGCGGACAAAATCAAAAACCAGCGGCGGTTTAAGCACAAGCCGGGTTTCTATCCGATCGAACTGACGGAGACGATGCAGCCGCTGGCGGATCACGTGAATGATCTGTCGTTGATCACGGGACTCGACCGAACCTACAAGGACGGGCAGGATGTGCACGCTCAGGGAGCGTCGTGTTATCTGACCAGCTTGTCTCCGGAACAGGCCACCGAGCAAGGGATCGCCCATCCCAATGGTCGGACGCTGGATCAGGTGATCGGCGATGCAGTCGGTCGCTCAACGGTGTTCAGGACTCTGGAAATCAGTTGCAACGGCTTCACAGCACCGAAGGAGCCGATCGAGTTCGACAATATTTCCTGGTACGGTCCCGGCCAAATCGCACCATCAATCCGGGAACCTCAAAAACTGTATGACCGACTGTTTCTGCGTGAAAGTTATCGCCAACACGTCGGGGATGTCACCGATTTAGTATTGGCGGATGCGAAGACATTGCATCGAAAGCTGGCCAACGAGGATCGTCATACTCTGAATGAGTTTATGGAGATGGTTCGCGGCATTGAATTGCGGATCAAAAAAATGGAACGCATGTTGTCGACAGTGGATGTGAAAGTCCCCAAAAACGAAGTGCTGCCTCGGGGTGAATACATTCGTCTGCAGATGGACCTGATGTTGCTGGCCTTTCAGATGGGCATCACCAACATCTGCACGTTCATGCTGGGGCCGGAACGTTGGGATGCGACTTTGATGTACGAAGGTGTCTTCGACCAGCCCGTCCAGCATCACAACATGACTCATAACCAAAAAGGCGACGGCTACAAAGATCTGCAGAAGATTGACGTGTTCCATATGCAGCAGTACGCCTATCTGATTCAGCGAATGAAAGAGATGAAAGAAACCGACGGCAGTTCGATGCTGGATAATTCGCTGGTCGCTTTCGGAGCCGGTCTGGGCGACGGTGCGACGCATCAGTATTACGATCTGCCGATGATGGTTGCCGGAAAGGCTCAGGGGCAAATCAAGCAGGGGCGGTTCATCAAATTGCCAAGCGGGACGCTGAATTCAAATCTCTGGCTGACATTTGCCCAATTGATGGGTGTGGAGATGGACTCGTACGCCGACAGCACCGGCGTGATTTCCGACTTGTGGACATAG
- a CDS encoding DUF1588 domain-containing protein — translation MPLFQQHCQGCHGADEANADIDFDKLATADDLLARPAWIDKVLDAVSSGAMPPDGEPGLEPKQQTQAVTSLKIMLRKATEHAPRPDVPVSRLNRFQYNNTVRDLFQLDRDIFPLPEKLMTRHHNYLHDRKPNASEMQMPDSVQVASHSLQPLPGMEGVNPFPKDLRAEHGFDNQASQLTLSPLLLDAFLQLSVSIMESPQFNEQTVGIWNDFFVEPADQNNRDGVVRQRLAKFLRMAFRGPVDDETIGRYTTYAIAKIDAEMSFSNGMKKVAAAALSSPLFLYRSPASDPSEQPFVLASRLSYFLWGSCPDETLLQLAATGQLSDPKILDQTIARMLADRKIERFLDSFPSQWMQLENALAVTPDPAINRYFSLTPGLPASVQMVLEPLLLFDTVFVENRPIADLLAPDFAYQSEFLKTWYHSELSPPPVDVAAINVENQRKDTRRRELQEAIAGLETERRQLVDPVRAAVLKERQISGSVRPPVDLKPYANWDFNGDLTESVRGLDLTAHGEIQFRDGRVVLDGAHLLSKPLPIDLNAKTMEVWFQLKTLQQRGGGLMGLQVTGGLFETIVLGERQNLRWMSGSNGFERTEDIVDAYEETVADDLLHLVMVYQEDGTKTLYRNGHPYGQPYQKGHVTFPRDVTNVMFGLRHLPPGGNRNLAVSIDQARLYDRALTVDEVEAAAAARGTFVTTNDVVAAMTPDQRMRRDQLVAALAVRREELKQVPANLDPASVVQAAQHQYDDQLRAMLQAREFHRVPIRDPRYGGIITNAAMLSMTSGPKRTHPVARGVWVIEVIFNDPPDPPPNDIPPLNEDAGGKDLTIRERFAAHRDNESCAGCHTKLDPLGFALENFDITGRWRDVYANGREVDASGTLMRKHNFAEAISFKSAVVKEQHRFAKAFTKHLLRFALAQELTPADTLEVEDILAKAATDNFRLQTLIKEVIRSKRFQAL, via the coding sequence ATGCCGTTGTTTCAGCAGCATTGCCAGGGTTGTCACGGAGCTGACGAAGCAAACGCCGACATCGACTTCGATAAACTGGCCACGGCAGACGATTTACTTGCTCGCCCCGCATGGATCGACAAAGTGTTGGATGCGGTCTCCAGCGGTGCCATGCCGCCGGATGGAGAACCGGGATTGGAACCGAAGCAACAAACGCAGGCGGTGACTTCGCTAAAGATCATGCTGCGGAAGGCAACCGAACATGCGCCGCGACCAGATGTCCCGGTCAGTCGGCTGAATCGTTTTCAGTACAACAATACCGTGCGAGATTTATTCCAGCTTGATCGCGACATTTTTCCATTGCCGGAAAAGCTGATGACTCGTCATCATAACTATCTGCACGACAGGAAGCCGAACGCCAGCGAAATGCAAATGCCGGATTCGGTTCAGGTGGCGTCGCATTCACTACAGCCACTGCCGGGAATGGAAGGTGTCAATCCGTTTCCGAAGGACCTGCGAGCGGAACATGGTTTCGACAATCAAGCGAGCCAATTGACGTTGTCGCCGCTGTTGCTGGATGCGTTTTTGCAGCTCAGTGTTTCGATCATGGAAAGCCCGCAGTTTAATGAACAGACTGTGGGCATCTGGAACGACTTCTTTGTAGAACCGGCTGATCAAAACAATCGCGACGGAGTTGTTCGACAACGATTGGCGAAGTTCCTGCGTATGGCTTTCCGAGGCCCGGTCGACGACGAAACGATTGGTCGGTACACCACCTACGCGATTGCAAAAATCGATGCCGAGATGTCGTTCTCGAATGGCATGAAAAAGGTCGCCGCTGCGGCGTTGTCGTCGCCTTTGTTTTTGTATCGATCGCCTGCAAGCGATCCGTCTGAACAACCATTTGTGCTCGCGTCGCGGCTGTCGTATTTTCTGTGGGGCAGTTGTCCGGATGAAACCCTGTTACAGCTTGCCGCAACGGGGCAGCTTTCTGATCCAAAAATCCTTGACCAGACCATCGCACGGATGTTGGCGGACCGAAAGATTGAGCGGTTCCTGGATTCGTTTCCCTCCCAATGGATGCAGTTGGAAAACGCGCTTGCGGTCACTCCCGATCCAGCGATCAATCGCTACTTCTCGCTCACACCCGGGCTACCGGCAAGTGTGCAGATGGTGCTGGAACCGCTGTTGTTGTTTGACACCGTGTTCGTTGAAAATCGACCGATTGCCGATTTGCTGGCTCCTGACTTCGCTTACCAAAGCGAATTTCTGAAGACCTGGTATCACAGCGAATTGTCTCCGCCGCCAGTCGATGTGGCGGCGATCAACGTTGAGAACCAGCGAAAGGACACGCGACGACGTGAATTGCAGGAAGCCATCGCCGGCCTGGAAACAGAACGCCGCCAACTGGTCGATCCCGTCCGTGCGGCTGTGTTGAAGGAACGCCAGATCTCGGGCTCTGTTCGACCGCCGGTGGATCTGAAGCCTTACGCGAACTGGGATTTTAACGGCGATTTGACCGAGTCCGTGCGGGGTCTGGACCTGACGGCTCACGGCGAGATTCAATTTCGCGATGGGCGGGTTGTTTTGGACGGAGCTCATTTGCTCAGCAAGCCGCTGCCCATCGACTTGAACGCGAAGACGATGGAAGTTTGGTTTCAGTTAAAAACGTTGCAGCAGCGCGGCGGTGGTTTGATGGGGCTTCAGGTGACCGGCGGGCTGTTCGAAACCATCGTTTTGGGCGAACGGCAGAACCTGCGTTGGATGTCCGGCAGCAATGGCTTTGAACGCACCGAAGACATTGTCGACGCGTATGAAGAGACCGTCGCGGACGATCTGCTGCATCTGGTGATGGTGTACCAGGAAGATGGAACCAAGACTCTGTACCGCAACGGACATCCCTACGGCCAGCCGTATCAGAAGGGTCACGTCACGTTTCCTCGCGACGTAACGAACGTCATGTTTGGCCTGCGGCATCTTCCTCCGGGCGGCAACCGGAATCTTGCCGTCAGTATCGATCAGGCACGGTTGTATGATCGTGCGTTGACGGTCGACGAAGTCGAAGCCGCCGCAGCAGCACGCGGCACGTTTGTCACGACCAACGATGTGGTCGCGGCGATGACTCCGGATCAGAGAATGCGGCGTGATCAATTGGTCGCTGCTCTGGCGGTTCGTCGCGAAGAGTTGAAGCAGGTGCCGGCGAATCTCGATCCCGCATCCGTTGTCCAAGCGGCTCAGCACCAGTACGACGACCAGCTCCGTGCGATGCTTCAGGCTCGCGAGTTTCATCGAGTCCCCATCCGTGATCCGAGGTACGGCGGAATCATCACCAACGCGGCCATGCTGAGTATGACGTCAGGCCCAAAGCGTACGCATCCGGTTGCTCGTGGTGTGTGGGTGATTGAGGTGATTTTTAACGATCCACCGGACCCGCCGCCCAACGATATTCCACCTTTGAACGAGGATGCCGGGGGCAAAGACCTGACCATTCGCGAGCGGTTTGCCGCTCATCGCGACAACGAGTCCTGTGCGGGCTGCCATACGAAACTCGATCCGCTCGGATTCGCATTGGAAAACTTCGACATCACCGGACGCTGGCGTGACGTGTACGCGAACGGTCGCGAAGTGGATGCCAGCGGCACGCTGATGAGAAAGCACAATTTTGCCGAAGCGATCAGCTTTAAGTCGGCGGTCGTGAAAGAACAGCATCGCTTCGCTAAAGCCTTCACAAAACACCTGTTGCGATTTGCACTCGCACAGGAACTTACACCAGCCGACACACTGGAGGTTGAAGACATCCTGGCCAAAGCCGCAACCGACAATTTTCGTTTGCAGACTCTGATAAAAGAAGTGATTCGCAGCAAACGGTTTCAGGCTCTTTGA
- a CDS encoding DUF547 domain-containing protein — MKFDIFNSLAVQFLGPPQVELSEAYANTETTHQFDHSILNNLLQQNVDADGWVDYSGINSSVGNLDAYLDLIAKADMNTFGRDDRLAFLINAYNAFTLKLIVDNYPLESIKDIPADQRWDAVRWNLAGQTVSLSQIEHELIRPNFAEPRIHFALVCAAIGCPPLLNEVYSGDRLEEQLSRQTSYVHQHATWFQFDSGSSDLKLTQLYNWYGGGFEQSEGSVLAFVSQQVPELKQAITSNGNPSIKWLTYDWKLNDVANREVR; from the coding sequence GTGAAATTTGACATCTTCAATTCACTGGCCGTTCAATTCCTCGGGCCACCGCAGGTAGAACTAAGCGAAGCCTATGCGAACACGGAAACGACTCACCAATTCGACCATTCAATCCTTAATAATTTGCTTCAGCAGAATGTAGACGCCGATGGCTGGGTTGATTACTCCGGCATCAATTCGTCGGTTGGCAACCTCGACGCCTATCTTGATTTGATCGCTAAGGCAGACATGAACACATTCGGGCGGGATGACCGTTTGGCATTTTTGATCAATGCCTACAACGCGTTCACTCTGAAGTTGATTGTTGATAACTATCCGCTGGAATCGATCAAGGATATTCCGGCAGATCAACGTTGGGATGCAGTCAGGTGGAATCTGGCCGGGCAGACCGTCAGCTTGAGTCAGATTGAACACGAACTGATCCGACCAAACTTTGCAGAACCGCGCATCCATTTCGCTCTGGTCTGCGCGGCCATCGGTTGCCCACCATTGCTGAACGAAGTCTATTCGGGTGATCGTTTGGAAGAACAATTGTCGCGGCAAACTTCCTACGTGCACCAGCACGCGACGTGGTTTCAGTTCGATAGCGGCAGCTCAGATTTGAAACTCACACAGCTATACAACTGGTACGGCGGCGGCTTTGAGCAATCCGAGGGGTCGGTGCTGGCCTTTGTGTCGCAGCAGGTTCCTGAGCTAAAACAGGCGATCACTTCGAACGGCAACCCCAGCATCAAATGGCTTACCTACGACTGGAAGTTGAACGACGTTGCCAACCGAGAAGTTCGATGA
- a CDS encoding TVP38/TMEM64 family protein, with protein sequence MGTQAPQENPRSSAGTGKKLLVLTVVAVIVGVAYTQFGESLSLQNLARQEAELRSFQQSQPVVVYGAAFLVYVLVAGLSLPGAAVLTLVFGWYFGFARGLVLVSFASTAGATVAFLLSRFLFRDAIQNRFGERLANFNESLEKEGPFFLFTLRLIPAVPFFVINAVMGLTPIRTRTFWWVSQLGMVAGTAVYVYAGASVPYLQTLADKGIGAVFTPTQMTQIVAAFVMLGSFPLIVRFAMNRLSRSQPDRLKMASTDVRSKSNAKQTPFSPPAAH encoded by the coding sequence GTGGGCACTCAGGCACCTCAAGAAAATCCCCGCTCGTCGGCTGGAACCGGAAAGAAGCTACTGGTTCTCACGGTGGTGGCCGTCATCGTCGGCGTCGCCTATACACAGTTCGGCGAGTCGCTGTCGTTGCAGAACCTGGCTCGTCAGGAAGCTGAACTTCGTAGCTTCCAGCAATCTCAACCGGTGGTGGTTTACGGGGCCGCCTTTCTGGTTTACGTGCTCGTGGCCGGACTGTCACTGCCCGGCGCGGCGGTTCTGACGCTGGTGTTCGGTTGGTATTTCGGGTTCGCTCGCGGACTGGTTCTGGTCAGTTTCGCATCGACGGCGGGAGCCACAGTGGCGTTTCTGCTGAGTCGTTTCCTGTTTCGCGATGCGATCCAAAATCGGTTCGGAGAACGACTGGCGAATTTTAACGAATCGCTGGAGAAAGAAGGTCCGTTCTTTCTGTTCACACTGCGATTGATCCCCGCCGTTCCCTTCTTCGTGATCAACGCCGTGATGGGGCTGACGCCGATTCGAACGCGAACATTTTGGTGGGTGAGTCAGCTGGGAATGGTCGCGGGAACAGCGGTCTACGTGTACGCGGGGGCAAGCGTTCCATACCTGCAGACTCTGGCCGACAAAGGCATCGGAGCCGTCTTCACGCCGACTCAGATGACGCAAATTGTCGCCGCGTTCGTGATGCTCGGATCGTTTCCGCTGATCGTTCGGTTTGCCATGAACCGGCTTTCACGCAGTCAACCAGACAGGTTGAAGATGGCATCCACCGATGTTCGTTCCAAATCGAATGCGAAGCAGACGCCATTCAGTCCGCCCGCAGCGCACTAA
- a CDS encoding mercuric reductase gives MKHELVQLTPYDKHNQELEASVHPPDWKNPTPDKPYHLVVIGAGTAGLVTAAGAAGLGARVALIERELMGGDCLNVGCVPSKGIIRAARVAATVRDAELFGVNVPPDVTFDFGKAMERMRRLRTKISPNDSAQRFADMGIDVYFGQGTFVDENTVTVTQKDGSVSTLKFKKAVIATGARASAPPIPGLDSVDYLTNENLFSLTELPQRFGIVGSGPIGSEMAQSFARFGSEVFLFERDGHILTREDADAAAVVQKQFERDGVHLMLNSNNMAVKPTDDGKICVSAVQNGVPSDTVVDQLLIAVGRAPNTDGLNLEAVNVKYDRPGIEVNDNLQTTNPRIYAAGDICSKYKFTHAADFQARIVIQNALFAVGPFGKKKASDLIIPWATYTSPEIAHVGMYEHDAKDAGVEIDTYIQEFADVDRAILEGQDEGFVKVHTKKGTDEIVGATIVAENAGDMISEITVAMTSKVGLSKIASAIHPYPTQAEAIRKLGDQINRTKLTPLARKVLNLLRRLNVGA, from the coding sequence ATGAAACACGAACTCGTCCAGCTCACACCGTACGACAAACATAACCAGGAATTGGAAGCCAGCGTCCATCCGCCGGACTGGAAGAATCCCACACCCGACAAGCCCTACCACCTTGTGGTCATCGGAGCGGGCACAGCCGGATTGGTGACTGCGGCCGGAGCTGCGGGCTTGGGAGCTCGCGTGGCGTTGATCGAACGCGAGCTGATGGGGGGTGACTGCTTAAACGTGGGGTGCGTACCATCAAAGGGCATCATCCGAGCCGCTCGAGTTGCCGCCACCGTTCGCGACGCGGAACTTTTCGGCGTCAACGTACCCCCTGATGTGACGTTCGATTTCGGTAAAGCGATGGAACGCATGCGGCGACTGCGCACCAAAATCAGCCCGAACGATTCGGCGCAACGCTTTGCGGACATGGGCATCGACGTGTACTTCGGTCAGGGAACGTTTGTCGACGAAAACACCGTCACGGTGACCCAGAAAGATGGGTCAGTCAGCACGCTGAAGTTTAAGAAAGCCGTCATCGCCACGGGGGCTCGTGCTTCGGCACCGCCGATCCCGGGGCTTGACTCCGTCGACTATCTAACCAATGAAAACCTGTTCTCGCTGACCGAGTTGCCTCAACGCTTCGGCATTGTCGGCAGCGGTCCTATCGGCAGCGAAATGGCTCAGTCGTTCGCTCGATTTGGCAGTGAGGTTTTTCTGTTCGAAAGGGACGGGCATATCCTGACACGCGAAGATGCGGACGCTGCTGCTGTTGTGCAGAAGCAATTCGAACGTGATGGCGTTCACCTGATGCTCAACAGCAACAATATGGCGGTCAAGCCGACGGACGATGGAAAGATCTGCGTATCCGCAGTGCAGAACGGCGTGCCGAGTGACACGGTTGTCGACCAGCTACTCATCGCAGTCGGGCGAGCTCCCAACACGGATGGGCTGAATCTGGAAGCGGTGAATGTCAAATACGATCGGCCGGGAATTGAAGTGAACGACAATCTGCAAACGACGAATCCGCGGATCTATGCTGCTGGTGACATCTGTTCCAAGTACAAGTTTACGCACGCTGCCGATTTTCAAGCGCGCATCGTGATTCAGAATGCTCTGTTTGCTGTGGGCCCGTTTGGCAAGAAGAAGGCCAGTGATCTGATCATTCCCTGGGCGACATATACATCGCCGGAGATCGCTCACGTGGGCATGTACGAACACGACGCGAAAGATGCGGGTGTTGAGATCGATACGTACATTCAGGAGTTCGCGGATGTCGATCGTGCGATTTTGGAAGGCCAGGACGAAGGCTTCGTCAAAGTTCACACGAAGAAGGGAACCGACGAAATTGTCGGTGCCACCATCGTCGCGGAGAACGCAGGCGACATGATTTCCGAAATCACCGTCGCGATGACCAGCAAGGTAGGCCTGTCGAAGATCGCCTCCGCTATTCACCCCTATCCAACTCAGGCCGAAGCGATTCGAAAACTTGGCGACCAGATCAATCGGACAAAGCTGACCCCGCTGGCTCGCAAAGTTCTGAACCTGCTGCGCCGACTAAATGTTGGTGCCTGA
- a CDS encoding peroxiredoxin-like family protein yields the protein MLKTLLLSLGCAILLTAPGKAIAEEPPIAAAADKTSPLKVGEQVSDLKLKNASGEEVTLASLYEKQPVVLVFFRGGWCPICSRHTGELIKAYPEMKKLGAEMVGISPDSVESSKANVDKNSIVFPILSDSDVSAARAFGLAFIVDDATITRYKEFGIDLEKASGQNHHALPIPAVYIVDKTGKIAFAHSNPNYHQRLDTKTIIAQLKKIE from the coding sequence ATGTTGAAGACACTGCTTCTTTCTCTTGGCTGCGCGATCCTGTTGACCGCGCCCGGCAAAGCGATCGCAGAAGAGCCCCCGATTGCTGCTGCGGCTGACAAAACATCGCCGCTGAAGGTGGGCGAACAGGTTTCTGATCTGAAACTCAAAAACGCGTCCGGCGAAGAAGTCACGCTCGCATCTTTGTATGAGAAGCAACCTGTGGTGCTGGTCTTCTTTCGTGGCGGATGGTGCCCGATTTGCTCTCGCCACACCGGCGAACTTATCAAGGCCTATCCTGAGATGAAGAAGCTCGGTGCTGAGATGGTTGGCATCAGTCCGGACTCGGTCGAAAGCTCAAAAGCGAATGTCGACAAAAACTCGATTGTGTTCCCGATCCTGTCCGATTCTGATGTCAGTGCTGCACGTGCGTTTGGACTCGCGTTCATTGTCGACGATGCCACAATCACAAGGTACAAGGAATTTGGAATCGATCTCGAAAAAGCGTCCGGCCAGAACCATCATGCGTTACCGATTCCCGCCGTCTACATCGTGGACAAAACCGGCAAGATCGCCTTCGCCCACAGTAATCCCAATTATCACCAGCGGCTGGACACAAAAACGATCATCGCGCAGCTGAAGAAAATTGAGTAA
- a CDS encoding IS66 family transposase codes for MDTDVSQIIAVEVKQLVLSLQREVAELRDENRRLRDRIEELEGKNPTERLDEAFSVTAEERRRAETGRRKGRKKQSSARRGRRTTEQKADNAERRELILPEGYNVAECRFVRERFVWRVINGQAVQVVYEIYHGPNGEKSEIPGVWPRSEFGIEVHIALARIVTITGLSIDKTCALIEFFWNLPLGKSQADALLNQLARRWEQEFESLCDLMAFSAIVHADETSWSINSVWAFLSEKARVLIFGCRKDGDTLAQILSKELFGGVLVSDDAAVYRGFSHAQKCWAHLLRKAIRLTLLKPDNEEYQRLLDGLLEIFYAAKRHAADGRLGDAGRAAKVDELDNTLAALLVRYCAEDSDVRAADFGKDFDNLVSELIRLMTEEELFCFVTSPAAPATNNEAERSLRGAAMDRRTGRTSKTSKGARRRSILTSVLESLNLHLKTPTLSSVVAEVMTWQQDGFSLFDRLKLEVGLTSAPPGQSRLSKLVPAN; via the coding sequence ATGGACACGGATGTCAGTCAGATCATCGCTGTGGAAGTGAAGCAGCTTGTGCTTAGCCTGCAGCGTGAGGTTGCGGAGCTGCGGGACGAGAACCGGCGGCTGCGTGATCGGATTGAAGAGCTCGAAGGTAAGAACCCCACAGAGCGACTCGACGAGGCGTTTTCGGTGACGGCGGAAGAGAGACGCCGCGCTGAAACGGGCCGCCGAAAAGGTCGCAAAAAACAATCCTCGGCGCGTCGCGGTCGTCGCACAACCGAGCAGAAAGCGGACAACGCCGAACGACGCGAACTCATTCTGCCGGAAGGTTACAACGTCGCAGAGTGCCGTTTCGTTCGGGAACGTTTCGTCTGGAGAGTGATCAACGGCCAAGCCGTGCAGGTCGTCTATGAAATCTATCACGGCCCCAACGGCGAGAAATCCGAAATTCCGGGCGTGTGGCCGCGGTCCGAATTCGGCATTGAAGTTCATATCGCGCTGGCTCGCATTGTGACCATCACGGGACTGTCGATCGACAAGACGTGTGCATTGATTGAATTCTTCTGGAATCTGCCGCTCGGCAAATCCCAGGCGGACGCTCTGTTGAATCAACTGGCACGGCGTTGGGAACAGGAATTCGAATCTCTGTGTGACCTGATGGCGTTCAGTGCGATTGTGCATGCAGACGAAACCAGTTGGAGTATCAACAGCGTGTGGGCTTTTTTGTCGGAGAAGGCGCGCGTGCTGATCTTCGGATGCCGCAAAGACGGCGACACACTGGCTCAGATCCTGTCGAAAGAATTGTTTGGAGGCGTGCTTGTTTCGGACGATGCGGCCGTGTACCGAGGTTTCAGTCACGCACAGAAATGCTGGGCTCACCTGCTGCGGAAGGCCATCCGTCTGACGCTGCTGAAGCCGGACAACGAAGAGTACCAGCGACTGCTCGACGGCCTGCTGGAAATTTTCTACGCGGCCAAACGCCACGCCGCCGATGGTCGTCTTGGCGATGCCGGTCGTGCGGCGAAGGTCGATGAACTTGATAACACGCTGGCGGCTCTGCTGGTGCGTTACTGCGCCGAGGATTCCGATGTTCGGGCGGCCGACTTCGGCAAGGATTTTGACAACCTGGTCTCAGAACTGATTCGGCTGATGACGGAAGAGGAGTTGTTTTGTTTTGTGACAAGCCCGGCCGCGCCAGCAACGAACAACGAAGCGGAACGCAGTCTTCGCGGCGCGGCCATGGACCGTCGCACAGGTCGAACGAGCAAAACATCGAAGGGAGCCCGTCGCCGCAGCATTCTTACAAGCGTCCTGGAATCGCTGAATCTCCATCTGAAAACACCAACGCTCAGTTCCGTGGTGGCCGAGGTCATGACGTGGCAGCAGGATGGATTCAGTCTGTTTGATCGACTGAAACTTGAAGTCGGCCTGACCTCCGCGCCGCCCGGTCAGTCGCGACTGTCCAAACTCGTCCCCGCCAACTGA
- the nrtS gene encoding nitrate/nitrite transporter NrtS yields the protein MIQTFTSVAFQWPVVRRSVIIAAVVGTVLVAINHGSCLLHGEFNVTCAVQSGLTLLVPYCVSTVSCVLTVADRQNETRRR from the coding sequence ATGATACAGACATTCACAAGTGTGGCGTTTCAATGGCCGGTGGTCAGGCGGTCAGTGATCATTGCTGCCGTCGTCGGCACAGTGCTGGTCGCTATCAATCATGGCAGTTGTTTGCTGCACGGTGAGTTCAACGTCACTTGTGCTGTTCAGTCCGGTTTAACTTTGCTTGTTCCATATTGCGTCTCGACCGTCTCCTGTGTACTGACCGTGGCGGATCGGCAGAACGAAACAAGACGGCGGTGA
- a CDS encoding rhodanese-like domain-containing protein, whose amino-acid sequence MRRWRMPLIAVTMVLAAVRIAVLAVGASGKNSLESVDTLYETYREDFPEVRDVSVVKLLQQNLQNVVLVDVRDSVEREISSIPGSISQEEFERRPQRSDGELIVPFCTIGYRSGLYTQKLMQQGRNARNLRGGILAWCHAEQPVVANDKPTHRVHVYGRKWNLLPSSYEGVW is encoded by the coding sequence ATGCGCCGTTGGCGAATGCCATTGATAGCCGTGACGATGGTTTTGGCAGCCGTTCGGATCGCGGTCCTGGCCGTCGGTGCGTCTGGGAAGAACTCGCTGGAATCTGTGGACACACTTTACGAGACCTATCGTGAAGACTTTCCCGAGGTTCGTGATGTTTCTGTCGTCAAGCTGTTGCAGCAGAACCTACAGAACGTTGTTTTGGTTGACGTCAGGGATTCCGTCGAGCGCGAGATCTCATCGATCCCCGGCAGCATTTCGCAGGAAGAATTTGAGCGGCGCCCACAGCGGTCGGATGGCGAACTCATCGTGCCGTTTTGCACGATCGGCTATCGCAGCGGCCTTTATACGCAAAAGCTGATGCAACAGGGCCGAAACGCTCGTAACCTGCGAGGCGGCATTCTGGCTTGGTGCCACGCTGAGCAACCGGTTGTCGCAAACGATAAGCCCACCCACCGTGTACATGTTTACGGCCGGAAGTGGAACTTGTTGCCAAGTTCGTATGAAGGCGTCTGGTAA